A single genomic interval of Streptomyces sp. BA2 harbors:
- a CDS encoding FAD-binding and (Fe-S)-binding domain-containing protein, producing the protein MSDLGGSDAEGVEKELRAAVRGEVDFSVTARALNTMDASNYRRVPLGVHAPRDADDVAAALAVCRERGVPVVARGAGTSIAGQATGTGLVLDFTRHMNRIVSVDAESRTAVVQPGVICDELRGAAGAYGLTFGPDPSTHNRCTLGGMIGNNSCGSHSVAWGTTADNVASLSVVSGAGARLALGQGWDGAPEGLRALVGGELELLRTGFPELPRRISGYALDAMLPERGVDLARAFCGSEGTLGVVTEAVVRLVESPRARALAVLGYADESAAAEAAAGLLPHGPLTVEGMAADLVRGSEGLPKGGAWLFVETGGASGSEARARAEAIARAAAGDGAVDSVVVTDPAGQRALWRVREDASGTATRMPDGSEAWPGWEDCAVPPARLGAYLRDFRGLLAEHGLRGTPYGHFGDGCIHVRIDFDLMSETGVRRFRRFSEDLAEVVVAHGGSLSGEHGDGQARAELLPKMYGADLVRLFERVKGVWDPADLLNPGMLVRPAPLDTNLRFDPLPRKPVDVAFGYPHDGGDFSAAVRRCVGVAKCRTTSAGSGGSGDGVMCPSFRATGEEEHSTRGRARMLHEMLAGEVVTDGWRSEEVRDALDLCLSCKGCRSDCPVGVDMATYKAEFLHHHYEGRRRPAAHYAMGWLPLWLRLANRTRMVGVANALARVGVLASLAKRLGGIAPEREIPQLAGETFRGWFRGRGDTKASGPAVVLWPDTFTDHLSPGVGRAAVRVLEDAGLRVVVPPGDVCCGLTYVSTGQLDRARAVMLRTLERMAPLLDSGAPLVVLEPSCAAALKTDLVELLGGEDERATELAGRVRTFAQALEELAPEWSPPRIGRPVVGQTHCHQHAVLGDGAERRLREKAGLEGELSGGCCGLAGNFGFEAGHYEVSVACAEEQLLPSVRAAGGAVVLADGFSCRTQLEQLGALGELGHGVRGRHLAEVLAEGLGAGEV; encoded by the coding sequence ATGAGTGATCTCGGAGGCAGCGACGCCGAAGGCGTGGAAAAGGAACTGCGGGCGGCCGTGCGCGGGGAGGTGGACTTCTCCGTCACCGCGCGGGCCCTGAACACCATGGACGCGTCCAACTACCGTCGCGTGCCGCTGGGCGTCCACGCCCCGCGCGACGCGGACGACGTGGCGGCGGCCCTCGCCGTGTGCCGGGAGCGCGGGGTGCCGGTCGTGGCCCGCGGCGCCGGTACGTCCATCGCCGGGCAGGCGACCGGCACGGGGCTCGTCCTCGACTTCACACGGCACATGAACCGGATCGTGTCCGTGGACGCGGAGTCGCGGACCGCGGTCGTCCAGCCGGGGGTGATCTGCGACGAGCTGCGTGGCGCGGCGGGGGCGTACGGCCTGACCTTCGGCCCGGATCCGTCCACGCACAACCGCTGCACGCTCGGCGGCATGATCGGCAACAACTCCTGCGGATCGCACTCGGTCGCCTGGGGCACGACCGCCGACAACGTCGCCTCGCTCTCGGTCGTGAGCGGGGCGGGCGCGCGGCTCGCACTGGGGCAGGGGTGGGATGGTGCGCCGGAGGGCCTGCGAGCGCTGGTGGGCGGCGAGTTGGAGCTCCTGCGCACCGGATTTCCGGAGCTCCCGCGCCGTATCTCCGGCTATGCGCTCGACGCCATGCTCCCCGAGCGGGGCGTCGATCTGGCCCGCGCCTTCTGCGGATCGGAGGGCACGCTGGGCGTCGTGACGGAGGCGGTCGTACGCCTCGTCGAGTCGCCACGCGCGCGTGCGCTCGCGGTTCTCGGGTACGCCGACGAGAGCGCCGCGGCGGAGGCCGCGGCCGGACTGCTGCCCCACGGGCCCCTGACGGTGGAGGGGATGGCCGCCGACCTCGTACGGGGATCGGAAGGGCTGCCCAAGGGCGGAGCCTGGCTGTTCGTGGAGACGGGCGGCGCGAGCGGGAGTGAGGCACGCGCGCGTGCGGAGGCGATCGCGCGGGCGGCTGCGGGTGACGGCGCCGTGGACTCGGTGGTGGTGACCGACCCGGCCGGGCAGCGCGCGCTGTGGCGGGTCCGCGAGGACGCCAGCGGGACGGCGACGCGGATGCCGGACGGCAGCGAGGCGTGGCCGGGGTGGGAGGACTGCGCGGTGCCGCCCGCCCGCCTCGGGGCGTACCTGCGGGACTTCAGGGGGTTGCTCGCCGAGCACGGCCTGCGCGGGACTCCGTACGGACACTTCGGGGACGGCTGCATCCACGTACGCATCGACTTCGACCTGATGAGCGAGACGGGCGTGCGGCGCTTCCGTCGCTTCTCGGAGGACCTGGCGGAGGTCGTGGTCGCGCACGGGGGTTCGCTGTCGGGCGAGCACGGCGACGGGCAGGCGCGGGCCGAGCTCCTTCCGAAGATGTACGGGGCTGACCTCGTCCGGCTGTTCGAGCGGGTGAAGGGGGTGTGGGACCCGGCGGACCTGCTGAACCCGGGGATGCTGGTGCGGCCCGCGCCGCTGGACACGAACCTGCGGTTCGACCCACTGCCGCGGAAGCCGGTGGACGTGGCCTTCGGGTACCCGCATGACGGTGGGGACTTCTCGGCGGCGGTCAGGCGGTGCGTGGGCGTCGCGAAGTGCCGCACCACTTCGGCTGGTTCGGGGGGTTCGGGGGACGGAGTGATGTGCCCGTCGTTCCGGGCCACGGGTGAGGAGGAGCACTCCACGCGGGGGCGGGCGCGGATGTTGCACGAGATGCTCGCGGGGGAGGTGGTGACGGACGGCTGGCGCTCGGAGGAAGTGCGGGACGCGCTCGACCTGTGCCTCTCCTGCAAGGGCTGCCGGTCGGACTGTCCGGTGGGCGTGGACATGGCCACGTACAAGGCGGAGTTCCTGCACCACCACTACGAGGGCCGCAGGCGCCCCGCCGCGCACTACGCGATGGGCTGGCTGCCGCTGTGGCTGCGGCTCGCGAACCGGACGCGGATGGTGGGGGTGGCGAATGCGCTGGCGAGGGTGGGGGTGTTGGCGTCGCTGGCGAAGCGGTTGGGCGGGATCGCTCCGGAGAGGGAGATTCCGCAGCTGGCGGGGGAGACGTTTCGGGGGTGGTTCCGGGGGCGGGGGGACACCAAGGCCTCAGGTCCGGCGGTCGTGCTGTGGCCGGACACGTTCACGGATCACCTGTCGCCGGGGGTAGGCCGGGCGGCGGTGCGTGTCCTTGAGGACGCCGGGCTACGGGTCGTCGTGCCGCCGGGGGATGTGTGCTGCGGTCTTACGTACGTGTCCACGGGCCAGTTGGACCGTGCGCGGGCGGTGATGCTGAGGACTCTGGAGCGGATGGCGCCGCTGCTGGACTCGGGGGCGCCGCTCGTGGTCCTCGAACCGAGCTGCGCGGCGGCGCTGAAGACGGATCTGGTGGAGCTGCTGGGAGGGGAGGACGAGCGGGCGACGGAACTCGCGGGCCGCGTACGGACGTTCGCGCAGGCCCTTGAGGAACTGGCCCCGGAGTGGTCGCCGCCCCGGATCGGGCGCCCGGTGGTCGGCCAGACGCACTGCCATCAGCACGCGGTGCTGGGGGACGGCGCCGAGCGCCGCCTGCGGGAGAAGGCGGGCCTGGAGGGGGAGTTGAGCGGGGGCTGCTGCGGGCTCGCGGGGAACTTCGGCTTCGAGGCCGGGCATTACGAGGTGTCGGTGGCTTGTGCGGAGGAGCAGTTGCTTCCCTCGGTCAGGGCGGCCGGTGGGGCGGTGGTCCTTGCGGACGGGTTCTCGTGCCGGACGCAGTTGGAGCAGCTGGGTGCGTTGGGGGAGTTGGGGCACGGGGTGCGTGGGCGGCACTTGGCGGAGGTTTTGGCTGAGGGGTTGGGGGCGGGAGAGGTGTGA
- the serC gene encoding phosphoserine transaminase: MAEIQIPADIKPADGRFGAGPSKVRTEALDALAATGTSLLGTSHRQAPVKNLVGKVREGVRDLFSLPEGYEVILGNGGSTAFWDVATHGLIENKSQHLAFGEFSSKFAKASKLAPWLAEPTVISSDPGTHPEPRAEAGVDVYAFTHNETSTGVAAPIKRVAGADDNALVLVDATSGAGGLPVDIAETDVYYFAPQKSFASDGGLWIGVFSPAAIERAERIHASGRHVPEFFSLPTAIDNSRKNQTYNTPALATLFLLAEQLEWMNSQGGLEFTTGRTAASSRTLYGWAEESKYATPFVTDPAKRSQVIGTIDFADEIDAAAVAKALRANGIVDTEPYRKLGRNQLRVAMFPAIDPADVEALTKCIDYVIEKL, encoded by the coding sequence GTGGCTGAGATCCAGATTCCCGCTGACATCAAGCCCGCCGACGGACGTTTCGGCGCGGGCCCCTCCAAGGTGCGCACGGAAGCGCTGGACGCGCTCGCCGCCACCGGTACCTCTCTGCTCGGCACCTCCCACCGCCAGGCCCCGGTCAAGAACCTGGTCGGCAAGGTGCGCGAGGGTGTGCGCGACCTCTTCTCCCTCCCCGAGGGTTACGAGGTGATCCTGGGCAACGGCGGCTCCACCGCCTTCTGGGACGTCGCGACGCACGGCCTCATCGAGAACAAGTCGCAGCACCTCGCCTTCGGCGAGTTCTCCTCCAAGTTCGCCAAGGCCTCGAAGCTCGCCCCATGGCTTGCCGAGCCCACCGTGATCTCGTCCGACCCGGGCACGCACCCGGAGCCGCGGGCCGAGGCGGGCGTGGACGTGTACGCGTTCACGCACAACGAGACCTCGACCGGCGTCGCGGCCCCGATCAAGCGGGTGGCCGGCGCGGACGACAACGCCCTCGTCCTCGTCGACGCCACGTCCGGAGCGGGCGGCCTGCCGGTCGACATCGCCGAGACGGACGTCTACTACTTCGCCCCGCAGAAGTCCTTCGCGTCGGACGGCGGCCTGTGGATCGGCGTCTTCTCTCCCGCCGCCATCGAGCGCGCCGAGCGGATCCACGCGTCCGGCCGTCACGTCCCGGAGTTCTTCAGCCTTCCCACGGCGATCGACAACTCCCGCAAGAACCAGACGTACAACACCCCGGCGCTGGCCACGCTCTTCCTGCTCGCCGAGCAGCTTGAGTGGATGAACAGCCAGGGCGGCCTGGAGTTCACCACCGGCCGCACGGCCGCCTCCTCGCGCACGCTGTACGGGTGGGCCGAGGAGTCCAAGTACGCGACGCCGTTCGTCACGGACCCGGCCAAGCGCTCGCAGGTCATCGGCACGATCGACTTCGCGGACGAGATTGACGCTGCCGCTGTGGCGAAGGCGCTGCGTGCCAACGGGATCGTCGACACCGAGCCGTACCGCAAGCTCGGCCGCAATCAGCTGCGCGTGGCGATGTTCCCGGCGATCGACCCGGCGGACGTCGAGGCGCTCACCAAGTGCATTGACTACGTCATCGAGAAGCTCTGA
- a CDS encoding ABC transporter permease: MSAVLTSDPLTADAPRGRLYWALADTWNVTRRYLTHFQRQPATIAWQLGFPIISVLLYGFVFGEAMKVPGGGKDGDYKQFLMPGMFVMTMAFGFMNTAMAVVTDSTKGVIDRFRSMPMAPSAVAAGRGLADLIVACAELTILALTALAIGWRSSAGLPETLAAFALLLFLRFSLIWVGVFLGLVVPTPEAAGGLYAVAFPLTMISSVFVAPSLMPDWLAPIAAWNPVSSTGTAARELFGNPGAGGASWVEQNAVLMAVVWPVAISLLFLPLAVRKFKQLSR; the protein is encoded by the coding sequence ATGAGCGCCGTACTGACTTCGGACCCCCTGACCGCCGACGCCCCGCGCGGACGCCTCTACTGGGCGCTCGCCGACACCTGGAACGTCACCCGCCGCTACCTCACCCACTTCCAGCGCCAGCCCGCCACCATCGCCTGGCAGCTGGGCTTCCCGATCATCTCCGTGCTCCTGTACGGATTCGTCTTCGGCGAGGCGATGAAGGTGCCCGGCGGGGGCAAGGACGGCGACTACAAGCAGTTCCTGATGCCCGGCATGTTCGTGATGACCATGGCCTTCGGCTTCATGAACACCGCGATGGCGGTCGTCACGGACTCCACCAAGGGCGTCATCGACCGCTTCCGCTCGATGCCGATGGCGCCATCTGCGGTGGCCGCCGGGCGCGGACTCGCCGACCTCATCGTGGCCTGCGCCGAGCTGACGATCCTCGCGCTCACCGCGCTCGCCATCGGCTGGCGTTCCAGCGCGGGACTGCCCGAGACCCTGGCCGCCTTCGCCCTGCTGCTGTTCCTGCGGTTCAGCCTGATCTGGGTGGGTGTCTTCCTGGGCCTCGTGGTGCCGACACCGGAGGCGGCCGGCGGGCTCTACGCGGTCGCCTTCCCGCTCACCATGATCTCCAGCGTCTTCGTCGCGCCGTCCCTGATGCCGGACTGGCTCGCACCGATCGCCGCCTGGAACCCGGTCTCCTCCACGGGCACGGCGGCACGCGAACTGTTCGGCAACCCCGGGGCGGGCGGGGCGAGTTGGGTCGAGCAGAACGCGGTGCTCATGGCCGTGGTCTGGCCGGTGGCGATCTCACTCCTGTTCCTGCCGCTGGCGGTGCGGAAGTTCAAGCAGTTGAGCAGGTGA
- a CDS encoding ATP-binding cassette domain-containing protein: MTGTGRAGGAAVSETNEYAVRAEGLDKRYGDKKALDAFDLHVERGTVHGLLGPNGAGKTTAVRILSTLVRLDGGRAEVAGADVVRQSDVVRSRIGLTGQYAAVDEILTGRQNLEMFGRLFHLGGKRAARRAQELLEQFDLVDAAGKGAGQYSGGMRRRLDLAASMILSPAVLFLDEPTTGLDPRSRLEVWDTVRKLVADGTTVLLTTQYLEEADKLASRITVIDQGRAIADDTPDGLKNTVGGSYLEVVVREAADLPAALRAVARVAEGVPEAIDLERRVQAAVTDRVGALTDVARTLQDQGVAVEDIGLRRPSLDDVFLRLTGHRTECETDAAGQAAADIDEKTGAAA; the protein is encoded by the coding sequence ATGACTGGGACCGGAAGGGCTGGAGGGGCAGCGGTGAGCGAGACGAACGAATACGCGGTGCGGGCCGAGGGGCTCGACAAGCGCTACGGCGACAAGAAGGCCCTGGACGCCTTCGATCTGCACGTGGAGCGCGGCACGGTGCACGGACTGCTCGGCCCGAACGGCGCGGGCAAGACCACAGCCGTGCGCATCCTCTCGACGCTGGTGAGGCTCGACGGCGGCCGCGCCGAGGTCGCCGGCGCCGACGTCGTGCGCCAGTCGGATGTCGTGCGCAGCCGCATCGGCCTGACCGGCCAGTACGCGGCGGTCGACGAGATCCTCACAGGACGGCAGAACCTGGAGATGTTCGGCCGCCTCTTCCACCTCGGCGGGAAGCGGGCCGCGCGGCGCGCCCAGGAACTCCTGGAGCAGTTCGACCTGGTGGACGCGGCAGGCAAGGGCGCGGGCCAGTACAGCGGCGGCATGCGGCGCAGGCTCGACCTCGCCGCATCGATGATCCTCTCGCCCGCCGTCCTCTTCCTGGACGAGCCGACCACAGGACTCGACCCGCGCAGCCGCCTCGAAGTCTGGGACACCGTAAGGAAGTTGGTCGCGGACGGCACCACCGTCCTGCTCACCACCCAGTATCTGGAGGAGGCCGACAAGCTGGCCTCCCGGATCACCGTCATCGACCAGGGCCGCGCCATCGCCGACGACACCCCGGACGGCCTGAAGAACACGGTGGGCGGCAGCTATCTGGAGGTCGTGGTGCGCGAGGCCGCCGATCTGCCCGCGGCCCTGCGGGCCGTCGCCCGGGTCGCCGAGGGCGTGCCCGAGGCCATCGACCTGGAGCGGCGCGTCCAGGCGGCCGTGACCGACCGGGTCGGCGCCCTGACGGACGTGGCACGGACCTTGCAGGACCAGGGCGTCGCCGTGGAGGACATCGGACTGCGCAGGCCGAGCCTCGACGACGTGTTCCTGCGCCTGACGGGACACCGGACGGAGTGCGAGACGGACGCGGCCGGGCAAGCGGCCGCCGACATCGACGAGAAGACGGGAGCCGCGGCATGA
- a CDS encoding TetR/AcrR family transcriptional regulator has product MTSTNGSETQRTGSDIARSLELLWGEGERPTRGPKPGLTLDRIVTEAVRLADAEGLTAVSMRRLSTELGTGTMSLYRYVPGKGELLDLMLDRVYMPAADAEPPSGNWREAVETYARETLVLYRAHPWLLQVNQARPVLGPGSVGGLELTLAGIKSMGLTDPELIGVIVMIEGYVTGVARTQVHEVEAVKKSGLTDQAFWEAQTPTLGRIMSSGRYPHLAALSDDAFGSQFDHFEFGLQRLLDGLDVLVARREAENPSGRKA; this is encoded by the coding sequence ATGACGAGCACGAACGGCAGCGAGACCCAGCGCACCGGCAGCGACATCGCCCGCAGCCTGGAGTTGCTCTGGGGCGAGGGCGAACGCCCCACGCGGGGCCCCAAGCCCGGACTCACCCTGGACCGGATCGTCACCGAGGCGGTGCGCCTCGCGGACGCCGAGGGGCTCACGGCGGTCTCGATGCGCCGCCTGTCCACGGAGCTCGGCACCGGCACGATGTCCCTGTACCGCTACGTCCCGGGCAAGGGCGAGCTGCTCGACCTGATGCTGGACCGGGTGTACATGCCGGCCGCCGACGCCGAGCCCCCGAGCGGCAACTGGCGCGAGGCCGTGGAGACGTACGCCCGCGAGACCCTCGTCCTCTACCGCGCGCACCCCTGGCTGCTCCAGGTGAACCAGGCCCGCCCGGTGCTCGGCCCCGGCTCGGTCGGCGGCCTTGAGCTGACTCTGGCCGGCATCAAGTCGATGGGCCTGACCGACCCCGAACTGATCGGCGTGATCGTCATGATCGAGGGGTACGTCACCGGGGTCGCCCGCACGCAGGTGCACGAGGTCGAGGCGGTGAAGAAGAGCGGCCTGACGGACCAGGCGTTCTGGGAGGCGCAGACCCCGACCCTCGGCCGGATCATGAGCAGCGGCCGCTACCCCCACCTCGCCGCGCTCTCCGACGACGCGTTCGGCTCGCAGTTCGACCACTTCGAGTTCGGCCTGCAACGCCTGCTCGACGGCCTGGACGTCCTGGTGGCCCGGCGCGAGGCGGAGAACCCCTCCGGCCGGAAGGCATGA
- a CDS encoding PPOX class F420-dependent oxidoreductase: MTQTPASPANPGASAALAPFVKQYTVLLTSQKKDGTSVGTPVNIAVEGDHAYVRTYATAWKAKRMRRYPEIEIAPSTLRGVPTGPAVKARVRLLDQGGEENKHAAKLMRRKHPVLHGVFVPLTHKVKRDKTLHYEVRVRGEQPEQPEQPE, translated from the coding sequence ATGACGCAGACACCCGCGAGCCCTGCGAACCCCGGAGCGAGCGCCGCGCTCGCCCCCTTCGTCAAGCAGTACACCGTCCTGCTCACGAGCCAGAAGAAGGACGGCACGAGCGTGGGCACGCCCGTCAACATCGCCGTCGAGGGCGACCACGCGTACGTCCGCACCTACGCAACGGCCTGGAAGGCCAAGCGCATGCGCCGCTACCCCGAGATCGAGATCGCCCCGTCGACGCTGCGCGGCGTACCGACCGGACCCGCGGTCAAGGCGCGGGTGCGGCTCCTCGACCAGGGCGGCGAGGAGAACAAACACGCGGCGAAGCTGATGCGGCGCAAGCACCCGGTGCTGCATGGGGTGTTCGTCCCGCTCACGCACAAGGTGAAGCGGGACAAGACGCTGCATTACGAGGTGCGGGTGCGGGGCGAGCAGCCCGAGCAGCCCGAGCAGCCCGAGTAA
- a CDS encoding WD40 repeat domain-containing protein, which yields MRSLRSSMGAVAAGCLVLLSVSGPAAADDSHDGFTIKDPRIIESSGLAASRAHPGVYWTHNDQDKNGALLYAVDGRTGKTVATVTMTGVGTPRDVEAVSVGSDGNIYVGDIGDNLGGTWSHVWIYKLPEPKKLGDQTVRATQYTVKYEDGARDAEALMVHPKTGRIYIADKKEEGGALYEGPEQMSSSGVNVFKRLGTTGLWTTDGAFSPDGKQLALRGYLGGVSYAWKGEGQKPEREGRLSVPLQRQGESATYTLDGTTLMYGTEGAQGDVEPVEVEGAGGGHNSPSGGGSSADGADGEGAGLDGDLKTGALVLAVVLAAFFGLKRVFRRK from the coding sequence ATGCGTTCACTGCGTTCTTCGATGGGTGCCGTCGCCGCCGGGTGCCTGGTCCTGCTGAGTGTCTCCGGCCCCGCCGCCGCCGACGACAGCCACGACGGGTTCACCATCAAGGACCCCCGCATCATCGAGTCCAGCGGCCTCGCCGCATCCCGCGCCCACCCGGGCGTCTACTGGACGCACAACGACCAGGACAAGAACGGCGCCCTGCTCTACGCGGTGGACGGCAGGACGGGGAAGACCGTCGCCACGGTCACCATGACCGGCGTCGGCACGCCCCGCGACGTGGAGGCCGTCTCCGTCGGCAGCGACGGCAACATCTACGTCGGCGACATCGGCGACAACCTCGGCGGCACCTGGTCCCACGTGTGGATCTACAAGCTGCCCGAGCCGAAGAAGCTCGGCGACCAGACCGTCCGCGCCACCCAGTACACGGTGAAGTACGAGGACGGGGCGCGCGACGCGGAGGCGCTGATGGTGCATCCCAAGACCGGCCGGATCTACATCGCCGACAAGAAGGAGGAGGGCGGCGCGCTGTACGAAGGGCCCGAGCAGATGTCCTCGTCCGGGGTCAACGTCTTCAAGCGCCTCGGCACCACCGGGCTCTGGACCACGGACGGTGCCTTCTCGCCCGACGGGAAGCAGCTCGCCCTGCGCGGGTACCTCGGCGGCGTCTCGTACGCATGGAAGGGCGAGGGGCAAAAGCCCGAGCGCGAGGGGCGGCTGAGCGTCCCGTTGCAGCGGCAGGGCGAGTCCGCGACGTACACCCTGGACGGGACGACCCTCATGTACGGCACCGAGGGCGCGCAGGGCGACGTCGAGCCCGTCGAGGTCGAAGGAGCGGGCGGCGGCCACAACTCGCCCTCTGGCGGCGGGAGTTCTGCCGACGGGGCGGACGGCGAAGGCGCCGGTCTCGACGGTGACCTCAAGACGGGCGCACTGGTGCTCGCCGTCGTGCTCGCCGCCTTCTTCGGCCTGAAGCGGGTGTTCCGCCGGAAGTAG
- a CDS encoding SGNH/GDSL hydrolase family protein, which produces MLRFMFVGDSMTIGSAGEHTWRYRMWQHLRASLGERDFAVVGPRRALHDKASGEPVSYAYAGMDPDFPRHHFAGWGEGWLHMAPQMADAVRQDRPDILLVSLGLIDLGFYTNAEQTAENVRRCIAEARSVNPRVRLVLLPVIPNIRARTDAPFAAEVARFNVLLAKAVADLDTGASPLLLASAPPSYDTDGDTYDGTHPNASGEHKLAAAFADAMHQAWGLGAPYETAPPPLALNELSATG; this is translated from the coding sequence ATGCTCAGGTTCATGTTCGTCGGCGACTCGATGACGATCGGCAGCGCGGGGGAACACACCTGGCGCTACCGGATGTGGCAGCACTTGCGGGCCTCGCTCGGCGAGCGGGATTTCGCCGTGGTGGGCCCGCGCCGCGCGCTGCACGACAAGGCCTCCGGCGAACCGGTCTCGTACGCCTACGCCGGTATGGACCCGGACTTCCCGCGCCACCACTTCGCCGGCTGGGGCGAGGGCTGGCTGCACATGGCGCCGCAGATGGCGGACGCGGTGCGGCAGGACCGCCCCGACATCCTCCTCGTCTCCCTCGGCCTGATCGACCTGGGCTTCTACACGAACGCGGAGCAGACGGCGGAGAACGTACGCCGTTGCATCGCGGAGGCCCGCTCGGTGAACCCGCGCGTCCGCCTCGTCCTGCTCCCCGTGATCCCGAACATCCGGGCCCGCACGGACGCCCCGTTCGCCGCGGAGGTGGCGCGCTTCAACGTGCTCCTCGCCAAAGCGGTGGCGGACCTCGACACGGGTGCGTCGCCGCTGCTCCTGGCCTCGGCGCCGCCGTCGTACGACACCGACGGCGATACGTACGACGGGACGCACCCCAACGCGAGCGGCGAGCACAAGCTGGCGGCGGCGTTCGCCGACGCGATGCACCAGGCGTGGGGTCTTGGGGCGCCGTACGAGACAGCGCCCCCGCCCCTGGCTCTGAACGAGCTGTCGGCTACCGGCTGA
- a CDS encoding DUF418 domain-containing protein, producing the protein MTVESTDEAPPRSARTAPRRAGVLPGERALAPDLARGLMLLFIVLSNTAFHLTAARHGPSGWQPVDGGWADHAVQFTMITTLDLRVYPLFAFLFGYGMMQLFLRQTAAGTSEREAVRLLRRRSLCLIVIGLLHATLLMAGDIVGFYGLLSLALGWLFLRRGDRALKWWIWIATAQFVLLAAEPVVSAALAGELGTLGDAGADPGADAYAAAEGNWLTAAGTRLTTGLFVTFAAAPLSLVGGAYVIFLLGFWAARRGVLEEPGRHLPLLRWTAVIGIAVGWLGALPAALAHVGAITVPDDAQSEGGALTLLRDATGNAAGLGYVAAVALFVEWWTRRGPRSAGTKAGMAATAVSAVGKRSLSCYLAHSLIFAPVLAAWGLGLGEHLTSATMALFAVGVWLVTVAGAYAMERAGLRGPVEVALRRVMYRPRSSRRATGGPVT; encoded by the coding sequence ATGACGGTCGAGAGCACTGACGAAGCGCCGCCCCGGTCCGCACGAACCGCGCCCCGCCGCGCGGGCGTACTCCCCGGCGAACGGGCCCTCGCGCCCGACCTCGCCCGCGGGCTCATGCTGCTGTTCATCGTGCTGTCCAACACCGCGTTCCACCTGACGGCGGCCCGGCACGGGCCTTCCGGATGGCAGCCGGTGGACGGCGGATGGGCCGATCACGCAGTGCAGTTCACCATGATCACCACCCTTGACCTGCGTGTCTATCCGCTCTTCGCGTTCCTCTTCGGGTACGGGATGATGCAGCTCTTCCTGCGGCAGACGGCCGCGGGGACCTCGGAGCGCGAAGCCGTGCGGCTGCTGCGCCGGCGCAGTCTCTGCCTGATCGTCATCGGGCTGCTGCACGCCACCCTGCTGATGGCCGGGGACATCGTCGGCTTCTACGGACTCCTCAGCCTCGCCCTGGGCTGGCTCTTCCTGCGCCGCGGTGACCGCGCGCTGAAGTGGTGGATCTGGATCGCCACCGCGCAGTTCGTGCTGCTTGCCGCCGAGCCCGTCGTTTCGGCGGCGCTGGCGGGCGAGTTGGGCACGCTAGGCGACGCGGGCGCGGACCCCGGGGCGGACGCGTACGCGGCGGCCGAGGGGAACTGGCTCACCGCTGCGGGCACCCGTCTCACGACCGGCCTGTTCGTCACGTTCGCCGCGGCGCCGCTGTCGCTGGTGGGCGGCGCGTACGTCATCTTCCTGCTCGGCTTCTGGGCCGCGCGCAGGGGTGTGCTCGAAGAGCCGGGGCGCCATCTGCCCCTCCTGCGGTGGACCGCGGTGATCGGCATCGCGGTGGGGTGGCTCGGCGCGCTGCCCGCGGCCCTTGCCCACGTCGGGGCGATCACCGTGCCGGACGACGCGCAGAGCGAGGGCGGGGCGCTGACCCTGCTGCGGGACGCCACGGGGAACGCGGCCGGTCTCGGCTATGTGGCGGCCGTGGCGCTGTTCGTGGAGTGGTGGACGAGGCGCGGGCCCCGCAGCGCGGGGACCAAGGCAGGTATGGCCGCCACCGCCGTCTCGGCCGTCGGCAAGCGCTCCCTCTCCTGCTACCTCGCCCACTCCCTGATCTTCGCCCCGGTCCTCGCCGCCTGGGGGCTCGGGCTCGGCGAGCACCTGACGAGCGCGACCATGGCGCTGTTCGCGGTGGGGGTGTGGCTGGTGACGGTCGCGGGGGCGTACGCGATGGAACGGGCGGGCCTGCGAGGGCCGGTGGAGGTGGCGCTGCGGCGGGTCATGTACCGGCCGCGCTCTTCCCGCCGTGCCACCGGCGGTCCCGTCACGTAG